atataggtaggtaTTGACTGAataccgtctgtgtatcagaCGTAAGGACAGACACCGGACGGTATAGTGAGGTAGGTATTGACTGAataccgtctgtgtatcagaCGTAAGGACAGACACCGAACGGTATAGTGAGGTAGGTATTTACTTTATACCGCCTGGGTATCAGACGTAAGGACAGACACCGAACGATTAAGCTATGTAGATGTTGAGTGTATTAAATAAATTGGTCAAACTTGATGTAAGATAAACACACGAGTACCTTTATAATATATGCCAATTtcattttacagaaatcatgatGTGTTAAATGAGAAATCCTAACTCTATATTTACGACCAGCTCTCTGGACCTTAGTCtggtaagagttatctcccttagtaaATGTGTTCGATAATTTACTGCATGGTGAAGTTATGAATGCAGATATTTTTCTTACCATTTCCAAGTATTAGGACACAAACTTTtacacaaaattatttttgttgcTCATCTTAGTATTTATTTCAAAGATACAAGACCACATTGGAAATAACATGTCACCATATAATACCTGCTTAACAGTGCTAACCTTCCGGCTAAGCCTTGGTCGGACAATGTTCACATTAATTTTTCCACGAGAGAATATAGTTCTGTTTCCTTGGCTATTATGGTGATTTGGTTGTTTATTAAAATAAACTTGACAGCGAAAATGATCAGATTAACAATATTTAGACTGCCTTCAACAACCATGGAAAGTATGTCTGATGTTAATTGATTCCATGGAAAATATACTAAATGCTGCAACCgtttgtgtatacatgtatgattaccATGCTAATTCATTCCATAGAAACTAATTCTGGTTGTCACTGAAGTGCGCTGGAGTTCACATCGTCGTGCACTGGAATAATTATATCATGTGCCCGTATGTCGTTTTTGAGactatactacaatttacagtgattcggtcagtgtaggaatactgtaccaggtaagttaaAATAATGGCTGTCAGTTACTTTCGGCTTAGACAGCTTTTGAATGTTtgcaaatatttacacaaacaaccacaaaaaTAAAAGCGAATTCTCAAGTAATGAGAGCAagtttttatattaaaaaacatgTAGTCAACACACAATTACTATAAGCGCCATTACTGGTACcgataaactgtataactactggtactgataaactgtataactactggtactgataaactgtataactactggtactgataaactgtataactactggtactgataaactgtataaccACTGGcactgataaactgtataactactggtactgataaactgtatagatactggtactgataaactgtataactactgatactgataaactgtataactactgatactgataaactgtataaccACTGGcactgataaactgtataaccatttgtactgataaactgtataactactggtactgATAAACTCTATAACCACTGATAgtgataaactgtataactactggtactgataaactgtataaccACTGATACTGATAAACTGTTTAACTACtggtactgataaactgtataaccactggtactgataaactgtataacaaCTAGTACTGATAAACTATATAACAACtggtactgataaactgtataactaatgatactgataaactgtttaactactggtactgataaactgtataactaatGATACTGATAAACTGTTTAACTATTGGTGCTGATAAAATACATAACCACTGATAgtgataaactgtataactactggtactgATAAAATAGATGACCACTGATACTGATCAACTGTACAACTACTGGTACTGATAAactctataactacagtcaggCTAGTGTCCTGTTTCCCCCACATAAATAGATTGAATTTTCAAAACGACAGAATATATCCCTTCCTTTTAATTACACCATTATTTCGTTTTAATACCATTGATTCTTCTTTTCTTTGTTTGTCCTTTCAGTTTAAAATGgatatacaaattttataatTGTATCTTACTCCTCTGATATCTACACAAAATCTGATAGATATGTCGGCACATCAAAACGTAAAGTTTGAATTCCAAGGTCCTTACATATTTTCAAGAGTGTTGATTTCGCGTGTTGTAAGTCATGCCCGACAACTGCGACGCTACAAACGGGTATGGTGCCATGGTGGACATTTTCTTTAGGATCAAAAAAATTCCTGCCGAAGAAATTGATTTCATCAGTCTTGATCAGTTCATCAATTTTTTCCCCGAATTCCTTTTTGCATAGAATATGTTCATGGTCAGGCCAAGCACAGGTGATACCCATTATGTGGACGTTTGTTTGTTCTGTCGGAACAGGAGGCCGAATTCCTGCTGCAATTACCGACGTATACCAAAGTAGATCAAACCCGTAGCAAGTGTACATCCAATTTCGTACATAGTTTCCGCCCATCCGCCCATTGATCTCCAGCAGCTTCGGACCTGTGGACGTAAACTTCATCTCTACATTAAAAACGCCGTTACGGAGGCCGATATCAATACAACAGTGTGATGCTGCTGTCCTGAGTTGCGCGGCCTTGGATGGAGGTAGACACGTTGGCATTGACATAGACGTTTCCACGAAGGATCCCTTTCTTGTAGGACCATTGTCTGAAACAATGGCGGAAAGGACCTCGCCTCGACATATGATCACCTCGATGTCGTGTTCAGTGCCATCAAAATATTCCATGATCATCATTGATTCCCCTTCTAAGAATGTCTTGCCGACACGTTCATATTCCTCGTTGCTCTGAATCAGCTGCACTCCATCCCCATGCGCTCCGCTATCCGGTTTACAGACCGCGGGGAATCCAACTTTTTCTGCGGCAGATCTCAGTGATTCCTCACAAGTGATCTTAACGGACCTTCCGGTGTATTCGTACGTTCGCGGGAACTGGCGAACACCGTTGATTTGTTTCTGAAGGTAAGTGTGTGTTGAACTTTTGTACTTAGCATTCATTGCCCCCAATACGCCTGCACCTCCAGTCAGTTCCAACTTCTCACATACATAAGCAGCTAGTGGTCCGCATTCATCTGTGAACGTACAGCATCCATCGATGGAGACTTTAAGAGCTGTCAATATCTTACATATTCCCGCAGCATGTGTTTCGTCTTGTGCATGGTCAGTAAAATCGTActgtatgtatttgtatacatCTTCAGAAGGAATGACCTCGGGCTTGGTTTCAACCAGAATCAgctgaaaacattaaaatggcATATATAGCATCGGCCATAGCATGTAGCATAATATCAGCCAGAATTCATAAAGactttcttttttaaatgtatagTGTAATGTAATGTCATTGGTTATGTTGTCATTTCTATTGCGATGCTATAAGTCATTAGCAAAAACACACagtgaatgttatatattgtgttgATAGCTAGGTTTACAACGAAATATCTACATTTccggtgtgtgtgtgtgtgtgggtgtgtgtgtgtgtgcgtgtgtgcgcgtgtgtgtgtgtgtgtgtgtgtgttatataaccaTACCAACGAAAACATCGTTTACAAGTGTCTTAACATCAAATTTAACGAGTAGGAATACATTGTTCATAGTCGGACTGCTGCCAACATGCATAATTACTGTGAATTCGCAATGACTATTTTCGTTTCTGTTTTGACTTTTCCccaataaaatataaatggaaTAAAGTAGAAGAAACTAAATTATAacgatgaaaaaataaaatgtttgatatatctTACAGGAATGAAATAAAACGATGTTACTGCGGAACTATATGTTTTATTCCTGTAGCTGACATCCTGTCACTCAAAATTGGAATCAGCTGTTAAGCAATTCCATTATTTGTCTGGCTGGTAAATCTATTTGTCTAACGGCGAAAAAATAATGTCGTTCCAATTACATTAAATTAAAAACACATGTTGCAGTTAAAACACCGTTAAACGTTAAACAAATCAAGAATTATTCCTTAAAGCTGACAACGCAATACCTgaataaaaaacatatatatcatttttgaaATGGTTTGGAGATGTTCCCTGTGATAAATAGATATTGTCCGGTCACCGTTTTCAAGGAAGTGGCAGACATTTTTGTTGAAGTCTGCTTGGATACTAGACTGAGGACCAGTGCATATAAAAGCACGATACCCGTCAAACCGGTTGTAACTCTAGCATTGAGTGTTTGACGGGCTGCTACATGCACTGAGTATCGTTAACACACGTGACCCGACGATCCTCTTCTGAAAATAAAGAATGCACTCATCTTAGAACGTGACAGTGGTGTGAAGATGGTCATTACTTATCACCCAACATCCAAAATAATgtgcaaaataaaacaaaaggcAAAACAACTAAAATATAGTAGTTTGCATTACACACCTTTATTTCCTCTACATTTAACGTGGACATAGTGATTTATATTCGGAATGTCATATACTGGCatgtaatattacatgtaagatCTGCACATGctagatatatgtatgatactaTGGGTGTAGGGATAATGTACAACTGGAATTGACCGGAAATGTAATAGCTCATCAGGTATTCCATCCCTGTATAAACCAAGGTAAGGTTTGCATTCTTTTAAATGTGTTGACACGGCCTTTTTGTCTATGTGCACTTGGTTACACTATTCATAGagaacgtacatgtatatataaagtgtaaatgatttgttaattatctcttaaaaatatttttacccATTCATCATATTTACCCTTCCAAGTCTGTGTCCAATGTCTCTGCTATTcagaagaaaacaaaacgtGAAATCGTGGGTTTCGTTACATGTTTATAGTATAGCGATGTGTCGTGTTGCCCTGACATTGATATAATGAAAGCCGTCTCACGTACATGCGTGCTTTTAAAGCCACATTTGAAAGCAGTCTTCAACTAAAATGTCTGCCACATCCTTGGAAACGatgaccggaagatatattgaTCACAAGAAACATTTCCAAACCAtttcaaaaatgatattttttggCACAAATGACAAAGAAAAGCCACTTTTTTTTTGCTTTCCCGCATTGTCGCTTTATGTAAATtaaccatatacatataatcaTGGACAAACAAAAAGGGATTAAAAACTCTGCCCACTTGGAGACTGACTATTGTGTCATTCCGACTATTGTGTCATTCCGACTATCGTAACTTCACATTTTTATTTCGGAAGTTTCCGAGACGGAAAGCGGCAAATAGTCCGTTGTATGAGACTTCACGTACGTAACATATACGTCATACATACGTCACATATAGGTCATAGATACGTCACACACATGTCATACAGTATGCAATGGAAGGGATCTTAGAAACACATAATttgtatatagttatcattagTTTTCCGTTTAACATATGGCTATAAATTCTGCAAtaataaatgcatatttttgtatcattaagataattgttaaatacatacatattttttattagttttatcaaataaaattacTTTGACTCCATAGTTCGTAATGGTAGATCGAATCCATTTTCTGTCGATCTGTTCTTCACCAAGAACcagtatttttttcttctctaACAGATGTCTCTCTGTCTCCGGCAAACTGCTTTTGTCTAACACAAGCATGGTGTCTTAATGATAAGAGACTTGTCGCCGTCTGCAATGAAAAAAAAGCAATAATGACAAacaatgtgttgtattataggCCAACAATACAGGCTATGCATGAGTGCAACGGCGGGAGATGAACTTGCGGAGCCAAAACAATGTGCTACATTTCTGACATTAGCGGGTGAGTCGgcaattgaaatatataacacatttaccTTCGTTGCAGAAGAAAATGATAAGATTGATCCGTTGATAGAAAAATTTAGAGACTATTGCACACCGAAGAAAAACGTAACTTATGAAAGACACGTGTTTCACAAGAAAAACCAAAAACCAGATGAAACATTTGATCAATACCTAACTTATCTCAGAATTTTGTGTAAAGACTGTGAATACGGAAATCTGAAAGAGGGTATCTTGAAAGATAAGATTGTAGAAGGAATAAAGAATGATACACTGAGGGCTAGATTACTGAGAGAACGTAACCTTGATCTACAGAAGTGTATTGATATGTGTAAAGCAGCCGAATCGACAGAGAAACACATGAAAACCTTGTCGTTATCAGAAAATCCAGAACATGTAGATACAGTGGGCCGAAAATATGCTTCAAACAGGGGTAGGAGTAAATACAGGAACACAGGAGGCCGAGGACGTGGATTGTCATCACACAGAGAGAAATCCCAACCTGCTACTCAGTCTACTTGTTCGTATTGTGCTACAACACAACCAAGAGGAGCTTGTCCTGTAAAGGGAAGGACATGTCGCGCATGCGGTAAGCTAAATCATTTCGCGAAAGCTTGTTTTTCTACGAAAACTCCTAAACCGAGCTCGAGAAACAAAAAGGTAATGAGTGTCGAGGAACATGAACTGTTTATTGACTCTGTAGATTC
This genomic stretch from Pecten maximus chromosome 13, xPecMax1.1, whole genome shotgun sequence harbors:
- the LOC117340665 gene encoding carnosine synthase 1-like — protein: MLVLDKSSLPETERHLLEKKKILVLGEEQIDRKWIRSTITNYGVKLILVETKPEVIPSEDVYKYIQYDFTDHAQDETHAAGICKILTALKVSIDGCCTFTDECGPLAAYVCEKLELTGGAGVLGAMNAKYKSSTHTYLQKQINGVRQFPRTYEYTGRSVKITCEESLRSAAEKVGFPAVCKPDSGAHGDGVQLIQSNEEYERVGKTFLEGESMMIMEYFDGTEHDIEVIICRGEVLSAIVSDNGPTRKGSFVETSMSMPTCLPPSKAAQLRTAASHCCIDIGLRNGVFNVEMKFTSTGPKLLEINGRMGGNYVRNWMYTCYGFDLLWYTSVIAAGIRPPVPTEQTNVHIMGITCAWPDHEHILCKKEFGEKIDELIKTDEINFFGRNFFDPKENVHHGTIPVCSVAVVGHDLQHAKSTLLKICKDLGIQTLRFDVPTYLSDFV